One stretch of Roseimicrobium sp. ORNL1 DNA includes these proteins:
- the mreC gene encoding rod shape-determining protein MreC, translating into MNKLNVAALLLFLAAVVAVFTLKTPQTRAIQTWVMGVLSPFIRGGAQVEQQVQQVTASPRDVAALEDENRRLQQEVDKLSITARKYEDALAENNKFRGMLEYRQQIDMKLTAARVLRRSSSNWWNTVIIDKGTADGVGTDSAVITYVGQIGMVGKTGKVALHTAEVILLTDEECRVAARIEGMQAQGILMGERGGFETRPDLRLKFLDRTLKINPGAAVYSTGEGGVFPGNILLGKVKTFEIRDISGEAVVESAVDFSLLQDVFVVHKETANTP; encoded by the coding sequence ATGAATAAACTCAATGTGGCGGCCCTTCTGCTGTTCCTAGCGGCAGTGGTGGCAGTGTTTACCTTGAAGACGCCGCAGACCCGCGCCATCCAGACGTGGGTCATGGGAGTGCTGTCTCCGTTCATCCGCGGCGGCGCCCAGGTCGAGCAGCAGGTCCAGCAGGTCACTGCCAGTCCCCGGGACGTGGCTGCCCTCGAAGATGAAAACCGCCGCCTCCAACAAGAGGTGGACAAACTCAGCATCACCGCCAGGAAGTACGAGGACGCACTCGCGGAGAACAACAAGTTCCGCGGCATGCTGGAGTACCGCCAGCAGATCGACATGAAGCTCACCGCCGCCCGCGTGCTGCGCCGCTCCTCGTCGAACTGGTGGAATACGGTCATCATCGACAAGGGCACCGCAGATGGCGTGGGTACGGACAGCGCAGTCATCACCTACGTGGGCCAGATCGGCATGGTGGGGAAGACGGGCAAGGTCGCCCTGCATACCGCGGAAGTGATCCTGCTTACAGACGAAGAGTGCCGCGTGGCTGCCCGCATTGAGGGCATGCAGGCGCAGGGCATCCTGATGGGGGAGCGCGGGGGCTTTGAAACACGGCCCGACCTGCGGCTGAAGTTCCTGGACCGCACCCTGAAGATCAACCCCGGAGCGGCCGTTTATTCCACCGGAGAAGGCGGGGTATTCCCCGGTAACATCCTCTTGGGGAAGGTAAAGACGTTTGAGATTCGTGACATTTCCGGCGAAGCCGTGGTAGAATCTGCCGTGGATTTCTCCCTGCTCCAAGATGTGTTCGTGGTGCACAAGGAAACAGCCAATACACCATGA
- the hisS gene encoding histidine--tRNA ligase has protein sequence MPSFQTVKGFRDFLPEDCGRRNYIFARWREVAARHGFVEYEGPMLESTDLYRKKSGQEITEQLFCFTTKGEEEVSMRPEVTPTLARMAAAKQRDYPKPMKWFQIGPCFRYERQQRGRLREFYQYNVDILGESSPAADAELVAFAIESLRTFGLEPGDFVIRLSDRRLWADFAAKFSLDEEKNASFLQVIDKMERAPEAVTDEKLQALGISLAQVREFIASVNEDHPTFAPLRENLSARGLWQYVKIDPGIVRGLAYYTGTVFEAFDVKHGLRAIAGGGRYDNLVGLLSDGSVNLPACGFAMGDVVLGELIKVTPAAQAAMDQWTHQASALDAYVIIADEAQRSNALAIVQRLRQAGMRADYSFTAQKVGKQFQAADNSKAHFGVVVGAEYPMLTLQNMRTRFKSEVPADALEQKLSEALSEPETGALLA, from the coding sequence ATGCCAAGTTTCCAGACAGTCAAAGGCTTCCGAGATTTCCTCCCGGAAGATTGTGGTCGGCGCAACTACATCTTCGCCCGCTGGCGCGAAGTGGCCGCACGCCATGGCTTCGTGGAATACGAAGGCCCCATGCTGGAAAGCACGGACCTGTATCGCAAGAAGAGCGGGCAGGAGATCACGGAGCAGCTCTTCTGCTTCACCACGAAGGGTGAAGAGGAAGTCTCCATGCGCCCTGAGGTGACGCCCACGCTCGCACGCATGGCCGCCGCAAAGCAGCGCGACTATCCGAAGCCCATGAAGTGGTTTCAGATTGGTCCATGCTTTCGCTATGAGCGCCAGCAGCGCGGACGCCTCCGTGAGTTTTATCAATACAATGTCGATATCCTCGGCGAGTCCTCCCCTGCGGCGGATGCGGAGCTGGTGGCCTTTGCCATCGAAAGCCTGCGCACCTTCGGCTTGGAACCGGGCGACTTTGTGATTCGCCTGAGTGATCGTCGCCTGTGGGCGGACTTCGCAGCGAAGTTCTCGCTCGATGAAGAGAAGAACGCCTCTTTTCTTCAGGTCATCGACAAGATGGAACGCGCTCCCGAAGCCGTGACGGATGAGAAGCTCCAGGCACTGGGCATTTCACTGGCGCAGGTGCGTGAGTTCATCGCCTCGGTGAATGAAGATCATCCCACCTTCGCTCCTCTGCGTGAGAATCTCTCCGCCCGTGGCCTCTGGCAGTATGTGAAGATCGACCCCGGCATCGTGCGTGGTCTCGCCTACTACACCGGCACGGTGTTCGAGGCGTTTGATGTGAAGCATGGTCTGCGCGCCATCGCCGGCGGCGGTCGTTATGACAATCTCGTAGGTCTCCTCAGCGACGGTTCCGTGAATCTCCCTGCGTGCGGTTTCGCCATGGGTGATGTGGTCCTCGGCGAACTCATCAAGGTTACGCCCGCAGCACAAGCAGCCATGGACCAGTGGACGCATCAGGCCTCTGCCCTGGATGCTTACGTGATCATCGCAGATGAAGCACAGCGCAGCAATGCGCTGGCCATCGTGCAGCGCCTGCGTCAGGCTGGCATGCGTGCCGACTACAGCTTCACCGCGCAAAAGGTCGGCAAGCAGTTCCAGGCAGCGGACAACAGCAAGGCGCACTTTGGGGTCGTGGTGGGTGCTGAGTATCCCATGCTCACGCTGCAGAACATGCGCACGCGCTTCAAGAGCGAAGTGCCGGCGGATGCGCTGGAGCAGAAGCTTAGCGAAGCCCTGAGCGAGCCGGAGACGGGTGCGCTGCTCGCCTAA
- a CDS encoding rod shape-determining protein, whose protein sequence is MSFFGRLFGFAANDIGIDLGTANTLVYVKDNGIVLREPSVVAVKAGTNEVVAVGDDAKRMLGRTPGNIVAIRPLKDGVIADFKVTEAMLRHFIRKVHNRRTFAKPRVVVAVPSGITEVEKRAVKESAEQAGAREVYLIEEPMAAAIGVGLPVQEAAGNMIVDIGGGTTEVAIISLSGIVYSRSVRVAGDELDEAIINYMKRAYNLMIGERTAEEIKLRIGSAYPLGKETTMEVKGRDMVAGLPKTITITSQEVREAMLEPLNTIIDAVRTTLERCPPELSADLVDRGIMLAGGGALLRGLDKLLQEETALPVHVAEDPLSAVAEGAGRVLSEIEFLRKVSTSEA, encoded by the coding sequence ATGTCTTTTTTTGGACGCCTGTTTGGATTTGCCGCCAATGATATCGGCATTGACCTCGGTACCGCGAATACTCTCGTTTACGTCAAAGACAACGGCATCGTCCTCCGCGAGCCTTCCGTGGTGGCGGTGAAGGCCGGCACCAACGAAGTGGTGGCCGTCGGAGATGATGCCAAGCGCATGCTGGGCCGTACGCCCGGCAACATTGTGGCCATCCGCCCGCTGAAGGATGGCGTGATTGCAGACTTCAAGGTGACGGAAGCGATGCTGCGTCACTTCATCCGCAAGGTGCACAACCGCCGCACCTTCGCGAAGCCGCGCGTCGTCGTGGCCGTGCCCTCCGGCATCACGGAGGTGGAGAAGCGCGCCGTAAAGGAAAGCGCAGAGCAGGCTGGCGCCCGTGAAGTGTATCTTATTGAAGAACCCATGGCCGCCGCCATCGGCGTGGGCCTACCGGTGCAGGAAGCCGCAGGCAACATGATTGTGGACATCGGCGGTGGTACCACGGAAGTGGCCATCATCTCGCTGAGCGGCATCGTGTACAGCCGCAGCGTGCGTGTCGCCGGTGACGAGCTGGACGAGGCGATCATCAACTACATGAAGCGCGCGTACAATCTGATGATTGGCGAGCGCACGGCGGAAGAAATCAAGCTGCGCATCGGCTCCGCCTACCCGCTGGGCAAGGAGACCACCATGGAAGTGAAGGGCCGCGACATGGTCGCCGGCCTTCCGAAGACCATCACCATCACCAGCCAGGAAGTGCGTGAGGCCATGCTGGAGCCTCTGAACACGATCATTGACGCCGTGCGTACCACGCTGGAGCGCTGCCCCCCTGAACTCTCTGCCGACCTTGTGGACCGCGGCATCATGCTCGCGGGTGGCGGGGCGCTTCTGCGCGGGCTGGACAAGCTGCTGCAGGAAGAGACGGCGCTGCCGGTGCATGTGGCGGAAGATCCGCTCAGCGCCGTGGCGGAAGGCGCGGGCCGTGTGCTCAGCGAAATCGAATTTCTGCGCAAGGTGAGCACCTCGGAGGCCTGA
- a CDS encoding sigma-70 family RNA polymerase sigma factor produces the protein MEQNPCPQNHPPGASDAHDFRNVVKNHAAMVHATARRITRDATLAEDVTQETFLALARHGHHPLESVAAWLCRVAGRKARNAVRGEARRRRNEAAAVALASSDTDDLPWTMLEPDIRQFLSELPTPWKECIEDHYIERRAQQEIAQRRGISQATVSRYLDAGIRELKKKVRSRGLIAGAALATGTSAQASSANSLSSVSWSGSIAAGGTPPGASVSTFHSAILAMKASKILLAAVAIIAVVLPTAHLLDRREPAVTPLVKKPATARSSSSSVGSEVTKSGNMAADQEQEFSDPVMPGMRSRVDAMVQRFAGLTNEQLDEDPEFQKLRYRFFGNFGGAVSPRLLQAMNEIEAALGPDRLPPGTTATLSLPQSAELAEPHGRTWLEVASSGDADQAKEWVAIQYQRAALEFLMDPTLKKSSNGVGVVEMPVEAKTDNE, from the coding sequence ATGGAACAGAACCCCTGCCCGCAGAATCATCCGCCCGGCGCTTCGGACGCCCACGACTTCAGAAATGTGGTGAAGAACCATGCGGCCATGGTCCATGCGACGGCACGGCGCATCACTCGCGATGCCACGCTCGCAGAAGACGTGACCCAAGAAACCTTTCTCGCACTGGCGCGCCATGGACATCACCCTTTGGAGTCGGTGGCCGCGTGGCTATGCCGGGTCGCTGGACGAAAGGCGAGGAACGCCGTTCGGGGAGAAGCACGGCGGCGGCGAAACGAGGCCGCAGCCGTGGCACTGGCGTCAAGTGATACAGATGATCTCCCGTGGACCATGCTGGAGCCGGACATCAGGCAGTTCCTCAGCGAACTGCCAACGCCATGGAAAGAGTGTATCGAGGATCACTACATCGAGAGACGAGCCCAACAGGAGATCGCCCAACGCAGGGGTATCAGTCAGGCAACAGTGTCGCGATATCTCGATGCGGGAATTCGTGAATTAAAGAAAAAGGTCCGTTCCAGGGGGCTCATTGCCGGTGCCGCGCTGGCCACAGGTACAAGCGCGCAAGCCTCTTCAGCCAATTCCCTGTCGTCAGTGAGTTGGTCCGGATCGATCGCCGCAGGGGGCACGCCTCCGGGTGCCTCGGTGAGCACTTTTCACTCAGCCATCCTCGCCATGAAGGCCTCAAAAATCCTCCTTGCCGCCGTAGCCATCATTGCCGTCGTTCTTCCCACCGCTCATCTTCTTGATCGACGGGAACCAGCCGTCACACCCCTGGTAAAAAAGCCTGCGACCGCACGATCTTCCTCGAGTTCTGTCGGCTCGGAAGTCACCAAGTCCGGGAACATGGCCGCAGACCAGGAGCAGGAGTTTTCCGATCCTGTGATGCCCGGGATGCGCTCCCGAGTCGATGCCATGGTGCAGCGCTTCGCGGGTCTCACAAACGAACAGTTGGACGAGGATCCGGAATTTCAAAAACTGAGATACCGTTTCTTTGGCAACTTCGGGGGAGCAGTGTCCCCCCGCCTTCTCCAGGCGATGAATGAGATCGAAGCTGCGCTGGGCCCCGACAGGCTACCACCCGGTACGACCGCCACTTTGAGTTTGCCTCAGTCCGCTGAGCTGGCAGAACCTCACGGCCGGACTTGGCTGGAAGTCGCCTCGTCCGGGGATGCCGATCAGGCGAAGGAGTGGGTGGCAATCCAGTACCAAAGAGCGGCCCTCGAATTTCTCATGGACCCAACTCTGAAAAAATCCAGCAATGGAGTCGGGGTCGTGGAAATGCCAGTCGAAGCAAAGACCGACAACGAATGA
- the recF gene encoding DNA replication and repair protein RecF (All proteins in this family for which functions are known are DNA-binding proteins that assist the filamentation of RecA onto DNA for the initiation of recombination or recombinational repair.) yields the protein MCAVTRSWTSGKFIASSLMLKWMRLKDYRCFEAAEVPFHAGTTLLVGRNAQGKTSLLEAACLLMRLQSPRTNARTDFIRFGAKACVIEGRWNEARLRFGQSATTRRLAVNEGVCGRSGDYLKSTARVVWMDHADMNLARGSAEYRRRYLDFTAAQLFPAYLPALRNYERALRSRNFLLKRDAVIAWKQVDAYGAQLAAHGEVLARLRAELVERLAPHVQHAHAAVSGATEDAAIAYWRGFEGNSMEQALLDARAEEQRVRSTALGVHRDDVRLEVNGRDAGAFASEGQQRTLCLALKLAQARVLEDGAGEPPLLLLDDIFGELDKRRRAALLEHLPKHAQKIITTTFTDWADEERFQGSVIEVESGRLAPR from the coding sequence GTGTGTGCGGTCACCCGGAGCTGGACATCGGGCAAGTTCATCGCATCATCGCTGATGTTGAAGTGGATGCGGCTGAAGGATTACCGGTGTTTCGAGGCGGCTGAGGTGCCGTTTCATGCCGGGACCACGCTGCTGGTGGGTCGGAATGCGCAGGGAAAAACCTCCCTGCTGGAGGCTGCGTGCCTGTTGATGCGGCTGCAGTCCCCACGCACGAATGCACGCACAGACTTCATCCGTTTCGGAGCCAAGGCCTGCGTGATCGAAGGACGGTGGAATGAGGCGAGGCTGCGGTTCGGACAAAGCGCGACGACGCGGCGGCTGGCGGTAAACGAAGGGGTGTGCGGGAGGAGTGGAGACTACCTGAAGAGCACAGCTCGCGTGGTGTGGATGGACCATGCGGACATGAACCTGGCGCGCGGCAGCGCGGAGTACCGGAGGCGGTACTTGGACTTTACGGCGGCGCAGTTGTTTCCCGCGTATCTGCCGGCGCTGAGGAACTATGAACGGGCGTTGCGCAGCCGGAACTTTTTGTTGAAGCGCGATGCGGTGATCGCGTGGAAGCAGGTGGATGCGTATGGAGCGCAACTCGCGGCACATGGCGAGGTGCTGGCGCGGCTGCGTGCAGAGTTGGTGGAACGTCTCGCGCCTCATGTGCAGCATGCGCACGCGGCGGTGAGCGGCGCGACGGAGGATGCGGCGATTGCGTACTGGCGTGGCTTTGAAGGAAACTCGATGGAGCAGGCGTTGCTCGATGCGCGCGCGGAAGAGCAGCGGGTGCGCAGCACGGCGCTGGGGGTGCATCGGGATGATGTGCGTCTCGAAGTGAATGGACGCGATGCGGGCGCGTTTGCCTCGGAAGGACAGCAACGGACACTGTGCCTGGCGCTGAAACTCGCACAGGCGCGTGTGCTGGAGGACGGAGCAGGGGAACCGCCGCTGCTCTTGTTGGATGACATCTTTGGGGAACTGGACAAGCGAAGGCGGGCGGCGCTGCTGGAGCACTTGCCGAAGCATGCGCAGAAGATTATCACGACGACCTTTACGGACTGGGCGGATGAGGAGAGATTCCAGGGAAGTGTGATTGAAGTTGAATCAGGCCGGCTTGCTCCGCGCTAG